The following proteins are co-located in the Mauremys reevesii isolate NIE-2019 linkage group 23, ASM1616193v1, whole genome shotgun sequence genome:
- the LOC120389421 gene encoding elongation factor 1-alpha, somatic form-like isoform X2, translated as MGKEKTHINIVVIGHVDSGKSTTTGHLIYKCGGIDKRTIEKFEKEAAEMGKGSFKYAWVLDKLKAERERGITIDISLWKFETTKYYITIIDAPGHRDFIKNMITGTSQADCAVLIVAAGVGEFEAGISKNGQTREHALLAYTLGVKQLIVGVNKMDSTEPPYSGKRYQEITKEVSTYIKKIGYNPASVAFVPISGWHGDNMLEASANMPWFKGWSITRKEGNVSGTTLLEALDSIIPPSRPINKPLRLPLQDVYKIGGIGTVPVGRVETGFMKAGMVVTFAPANVTTEVKSVEMHHEALAEALPGDNVGFNVKNVSVKDIRRGNVAGDSKNDPPMEAGSFTSQVIILNHPGQIATGYSPVLDCHTAHIACKFAELKEKIDRRSGKKLEDNPKALKSGDAAIVQMIPGKPMCVESFSEYPPLGRFAVRDMRQTVAVGVIKAVEKKAGGTAKVTKSAVKANKK; from the exons ATGGGCAAGGAGAAAACCCACATCAACATCGTGGTGATCGGCCACGTGGACTCGGGGAAATCCACCACCACCGGGCACCTCATCTACAAGTGCGGGGGCATCGACAAGCGAACCATCGAGAAGTTCGAGAAGGAGGCGGCTGAG ATGGGCAAGGGCTCCTTCAAATACGCCTGGGTGCTGGATAAGCTGAAGGCCGAGCGGGAGCGTGGGATCACCATCGACATCTCCCTGTGGAAGTTCGAGACCACCAAGTACTACATCACCATCATCGATGCCCCTGGGCACAGAGACTTCATCAAGAACATGATCACCGGCACCTCTCAG GCTGACTGTGCGGTGCTGATTGTGGCGGCTGGCGTGGGAGAGTTTGAAGCTGGCATCTCTAAGAACGGGCAGACCCGGGAGCACGCCCTGCTGGCCTACACGCTGGGGGTGAAGCAGCTCATTGTTGGGGTGAACAAGATGGACTCCACGGAGCCCCCTTACAGTGGCAAGCGCTACCAGGAGATCACCAAGGAAGTGAGCACCTACATCAAGAAGATCGGCTACAACCCAGCCTCTGTGGCGTTCGTGCCCATCTCTGGCTGGCATGGGGACAACATGCTGGAGGCCAGCGCCAAT ATGCCTTGGTTCAAAGGCTGGAGCATTACGAGGAAGGAAGGCAACGTTTCTGGTACAACACTGCTGGAAGCCCTGGATTCCATTATCCCTCCTTCCCGCCCCATCAACAAACCCCTCCGCCTGCCCCTGCAGGATGTCTACAAGATCGGCG GCATCGGAACAGTCCCAGTGGGCCGCGTGGAAACTGGCTTCATGAAGGCCGGCATGGTTGTGACTTTTGCCCCCGCCAACGTCACCACGGAGGTGAAGTCGGTGGAAATGCACCACGAGGCTctggcagaggcgctgccgggtgACAACGTTGGGTTCAACGTGAAGAACGTGTCTGTGAAAGACATCCGGCGTGGGAACGTGGCTGGAGACAGCAAGAACGACCCTCCCATGGAGGCCGGCAGCTTCACCTCTCAG GTCATCATCCTGAACCACCCTGGCCAGATCGCCACTGGCTACTCCCCAGTGCTGGATTGCCACACTGCTCACATCGCCTGCAAGTTTGCGGAGCTGAAGGAGAAGATCGACCGCAGGTCTGGCAAGAAGCTGGAGGACAATCCCAAGGCACTGAAGTCTGGGGATGCTGCCATTGTGCAGATGATTCCTGGCAAACCCATGTGTGTGGAGAGCTTCTCCGAGTACCCACCTCTTG GTCGCTTTGCTGTTCGTGACATGAGGCAGACAGTGGCTGTGGGGGTGATCAAGGCTGTTGAGAAGAAAGCTGGTGGAACTGCCAAGGTCACCAAGTCGGCAGTGAAGGCCAATAAGAAGTGA
- the LOC120389418 gene encoding cyclic GMP-AMP synthase-like isoform X2, whose translation MADPTLSASSPPLSVMPAKNRGVWKGLQRKGRAGRSKEPGYTEGAASQQALSPLDAAESSNLRARKQWNLDTLGSHPPETSQQLRSLGTHSRWKVELDKLHREAAGDRGQVYSQDASADLSEKPGTSAAMRTFQDWKKDNLTRIKERAKSLRLKQLDVAKAVDLLHAFFRQFFSYLNECPERPYFRDVRELTLGSSYKLLHPNEFDVLLSLPIPDYIQYAEVEGYDGLFYTLTLLRRSRSFPAAFLLEDGQTVSPGNIMAEFRQHLDQFIKVFYSVPFPGWQMRLERKKQNSSAVPLVMVDNRGDTFMSIDLVLALEISGQWPSSDDKGMDIKQLLGEKEPYLRKTLYFIAKQAPGQDNKETWKISFSHVEKEIWKSHTSTRKCQTTTCRRPECLQMLESLLGALKTEHPLELGSLSSYHAETSFFHTLLEWKQDQDGNLCSIAHCFERVQANFIQQVATAHLPHFFIPKCNLFGTKFFPPNNLKFLLARLREKQKKKQSTTVSRKKKVAALPLLDADMSWPLMITVGLMVLVSIGLSHFGS comes from the exons ATGGCAGACCCGACTCTAAGTGCAAGCTCTCCGCCCCTCAGTGTAATGCCTGCCAAGAACCGTGGGGTGTGGAAGGGTCTTCAGAGGAAGGGCAGAGCCGGCAGAAGCAAAGAGCCAGGATACACAGAGGgagcagccagccagcaagcTCTGTCCCCATTAGACGCAGCAGAATCTTCAAACCTCAGAGCGAGGAAGCAGTGGAACCTAGACACTTTAGGCTCCCATCCTCCAGAGACCTCCCAGCAGCTCCGGAGCCTTGGCACCCACAGCAGGTGGAAGGTGGAGCTGGACAAGCTCCACAGGGAAGCTGCAG GAGACCGGGGGCAGGTCTATTCCCAAGATGCCTCTGCTGATCTGAGTGAGAAACCAGGGACCTCAGCTGCAATGCGAACCTTTCAAGACTGGAAGAAAGACAACCTCACCCGGATTAAAGAGAGGGCAAAGTCCCTCCGCCTGAAACAGCTGGATGTGGCCAAAGCAGTCGATCTTCTCCATGCCTTCTTCCGCCAGTTCTTTAGCTACCTGAATGAATGTCCCGAGAGACCCTACTTCAGGGATGTGAGAGAACTGACGTTGGGGAGCAGCTACAAG CTCTTGCACCCGAATGAGTTTGACGTGCTGCTGAGCCTGCCAATTCCAGATTATATTCAGTACGCTGAGGTGGAGGGGTACGATGGGCTCTTCTACACCCTGACTCTGCTGAGAAGGTCCCGCAGCTTTCCAGCCGCCTTCCTGCTGGAGGACGGGCAGACTGTGTCCCCAGGGAACATCATGGCGGAGTTCCGGCAGCACTTGGATCAGTTCATCAAAGTGTTCTACTCAG TGCCTTTTCCTGGATGGCAGATGAGGCTGGAGAGGAAAAAGCAGAACAGCTCAGCGGTGCCCCTGGTGATGGTGGACAACCGAGGTGACACGTTCATGTCTATTGACCTGGTCCTTGCTCTGGAGATCTCTGGCCAATGGCCCAGTTCAGACGACAAAGGGATGGACATCAAGCAATTGTTGGGGGAGAAGGAGCCATATCTGAGGAAGACCCTCTACTTCATTGCTAAACAGGCCCCTGGTCAAGATAACAAAG AGACCTGGAAAATTTCTTTCTCTCATGTGGAAAAGGAGATTTGGAAAAGCCACACCAGCACCCGGAAGTGTCAGACGACCACGTGCCGCAG GCCAGAATGTCTGCAGATGCTGGAAAGTCTTTTGGGAGCCCTGAAGACAGAGCACCCCTTGGAACTGGGTTCTTTGAGTTCCTACCATGCTGAGACGTCTTTCTTTCACACGCTGCTGGAATGGAAGCAGGACCAGGATGGGAACCTCTGCAGTATTGCTCACTGTTTTGAAAGGGTCCAGGCCAATTTCATTCAGCAGGTGGCAACCGCTCATCTGCCTCATTTTTTCATTCCCAAATGCAACCTGTTTGGCACCAAATTCTTTCCGCCCAATAACTTGAAGTTTCTGCTGGCGCGCTTAAGAGAGAAGCAAAAAAAGAAGCAGTCAACCACTGTGTCCCGAAAGAAGAAAGtcgcagccctgccactgctggATGCTGATATGAGCTGGCCCCTAATGATCACTGTGGGTCTGATGGTTCTGGTGTCGATTGGACTCTCCCATTTTGGGTCATAA
- the LOC120389421 gene encoding elongation factor 1-alpha, somatic form-like isoform X1, with the protein MLEPGLLGTDLSLSVVTNTSQGPARAPSGTMGKEKTHINIVVIGHVDSGKSTTTGHLIYKCGGIDKRTIEKFEKEAAEMGKGSFKYAWVLDKLKAERERGITIDISLWKFETTKYYITIIDAPGHRDFIKNMITGTSQADCAVLIVAAGVGEFEAGISKNGQTREHALLAYTLGVKQLIVGVNKMDSTEPPYSGKRYQEITKEVSTYIKKIGYNPASVAFVPISGWHGDNMLEASANMPWFKGWSITRKEGNVSGTTLLEALDSIIPPSRPINKPLRLPLQDVYKIGGIGTVPVGRVETGFMKAGMVVTFAPANVTTEVKSVEMHHEALAEALPGDNVGFNVKNVSVKDIRRGNVAGDSKNDPPMEAGSFTSQVIILNHPGQIATGYSPVLDCHTAHIACKFAELKEKIDRRSGKKLEDNPKALKSGDAAIVQMIPGKPMCVESFSEYPPLGRFAVRDMRQTVAVGVIKAVEKKAGGTAKVTKSAVKANKK; encoded by the exons ATGCTAGAGCCTGGGCTTTTGGGCACTGACTTGTCACTGAGTGTGGTGACCAACACCAGCCAAG GTCCCGCTCGCGCTCCCTCCGGCACCATGGGCAAGGAGAAAACCCACATCAACATCGTGGTGATCGGCCACGTGGACTCGGGGAAATCCACCACCACCGGGCACCTCATCTACAAGTGCGGGGGCATCGACAAGCGAACCATCGAGAAGTTCGAGAAGGAGGCGGCTGAG ATGGGCAAGGGCTCCTTCAAATACGCCTGGGTGCTGGATAAGCTGAAGGCCGAGCGGGAGCGTGGGATCACCATCGACATCTCCCTGTGGAAGTTCGAGACCACCAAGTACTACATCACCATCATCGATGCCCCTGGGCACAGAGACTTCATCAAGAACATGATCACCGGCACCTCTCAG GCTGACTGTGCGGTGCTGATTGTGGCGGCTGGCGTGGGAGAGTTTGAAGCTGGCATCTCTAAGAACGGGCAGACCCGGGAGCACGCCCTGCTGGCCTACACGCTGGGGGTGAAGCAGCTCATTGTTGGGGTGAACAAGATGGACTCCACGGAGCCCCCTTACAGTGGCAAGCGCTACCAGGAGATCACCAAGGAAGTGAGCACCTACATCAAGAAGATCGGCTACAACCCAGCCTCTGTGGCGTTCGTGCCCATCTCTGGCTGGCATGGGGACAACATGCTGGAGGCCAGCGCCAAT ATGCCTTGGTTCAAAGGCTGGAGCATTACGAGGAAGGAAGGCAACGTTTCTGGTACAACACTGCTGGAAGCCCTGGATTCCATTATCCCTCCTTCCCGCCCCATCAACAAACCCCTCCGCCTGCCCCTGCAGGATGTCTACAAGATCGGCG GCATCGGAACAGTCCCAGTGGGCCGCGTGGAAACTGGCTTCATGAAGGCCGGCATGGTTGTGACTTTTGCCCCCGCCAACGTCACCACGGAGGTGAAGTCGGTGGAAATGCACCACGAGGCTctggcagaggcgctgccgggtgACAACGTTGGGTTCAACGTGAAGAACGTGTCTGTGAAAGACATCCGGCGTGGGAACGTGGCTGGAGACAGCAAGAACGACCCTCCCATGGAGGCCGGCAGCTTCACCTCTCAG GTCATCATCCTGAACCACCCTGGCCAGATCGCCACTGGCTACTCCCCAGTGCTGGATTGCCACACTGCTCACATCGCCTGCAAGTTTGCGGAGCTGAAGGAGAAGATCGACCGCAGGTCTGGCAAGAAGCTGGAGGACAATCCCAAGGCACTGAAGTCTGGGGATGCTGCCATTGTGCAGATGATTCCTGGCAAACCCATGTGTGTGGAGAGCTTCTCCGAGTACCCACCTCTTG GTCGCTTTGCTGTTCGTGACATGAGGCAGACAGTGGCTGTGGGGGTGATCAAGGCTGTTGAGAAGAAAGCTGGTGGAACTGCCAAGGTCACCAAGTCGGCAGTGAAGGCCAATAAGAAGTGA
- the LOC120389422 gene encoding elongation factor 1-alpha, oocyte form-like, producing the protein MGKEKIHINIVVIGHVDSGKSTTTGHLIYKCGGIDKRTIEKFEKEAAEMGKGSFKYAWVLDKLKAERERGITIDISLWKFETTKYYITIIDAPGHRDFIKNMITGTSQADCAVLIVAAGVGEFEAGISKNGQTREHALLAYTLGVKQLIVGVNKMDSTEPPYSGKRYQEITKEVGAYIKKIGYNPASVAFVPISGWHGDNMLEASAKMPWFKGWKITRKDGNAAGTTLMEALDSIIPPSRPTNKPLRLPLQDVYKIGGIGTVPVGRVETGFMKAGMVVTFAPTNITTEVKSVEMHHEALAEALPGDNIGFNVKNVSVKDIRRGNVAGDSKNDPPMEAGSFTSQVIILNHPGKIAAGYSPVLDCHTAHISCKFAELKEKIDRRSGKKLEDNPKALKSGDAAIVQMIPGKPMCVETFSEYPPLGRFAVRDMRQTVAVGVIKGVEKKASAAAKVTKSAVKASKK; encoded by the exons ATGGGGAAAGAGAAAATCCACATCAACATCGTGGTGATCGGCCATGTGGACTCTGGGAAATCGACCACCACCGGGCACCTCATCTACAAGTGTGGGGGCATTGACAAGAGAACCATCGAGAAGTTTGAGAAGGAGGCAGCTGAG ATGGGCAAGGGCTCCTTCAAATACGCTTGGGTGCTGGATAAGCTGAAGGCTGAGCGGGAGCGTGGGATCACCATCGACATCTCCCTGTGGAAGTTCGAGACCACCAAGTACTACATCACCATCATCGATGCCCCTGGGCACAGAGACTTCATAAAGAACATGATCACCGGCACCTCTCAG gctgACTGTGCGGTGCTGATTGTGGCGGCTGGCGTGGGAGAGTTTGAAGCTGGCATCTCTAAGAACGGGCAGACCAGGGAGCACGCCCTGCTGGCCTACACGCTGGGGGTGAAGCAGCTCATCGTTGGGGTGAACAAGATGGACTCCACGGAGCCCCCTTACAGTGGCAAGCGCTACCAGGAGATCACCAAGGAAGTGGGTGCCTACATCAAAAAGATCGGCTACAACCCAGCCTCTGTGGCATTCGTGCCCATCTCTGGCTGGCATGGGGACAACATGCTGGAGGCCAGCGCCAAA ATGCCTTGGTTCAAAGGCTGGAAGATCACCCGGAAGGATGGGAATGCTGCAGGCACCACTCTCATGGAAGCTCTCGATTCCATTATCCCCCCTTCCCGCCCAACTAACAAGCCACTCCGTCTGCCCCTGCAGGATGTCTACAAGATTGGCG GCATCGGAACAGTCCCAGTGGGCCGTGTGGAGACTGGCTTCATGAAGGCTGGCATGGTTGTGACCTTTGCCCCCACTAACATCACCACAGAGGTGAAGTCGGTGGAAATGCACCATGAGGCTctggcagaggcgctgccgggtgACAACATTGGGTTCAATGTGAAGAATGTGTCTGTGAAAGACATCCGGCGTGGGAACGTGGCCGGAGACAGCAAGAACGACCCTCCCATGGAGGCCGGTAGCTTCACCTCTCAG GTCATCATCCTGAACCACCCAGGCAAGATCGCAGCTGGCTACTCCCCAGTGCTGGATTGCCACACTGCTCACATCTCTTGCAAGTTTGCAGAGCTGAAGGAGAAGATCGACCGCAGGTCTGGCAAGAAGCTGGAGGACAATCCCAAGGCACTGAAGTCTGGGGATGCTGCCATTGTGCAGATGATTCCTGGCAAACCTATGTGTGTGGAGACCTTCTCAGAGTACCCACCTCTTG GTCGCTTTGCTGTTCGTGACATGAGACAGACGGTGGCTGTGGGTGTGATCAAGGGGGTAGAGAAGAAAGCCAGTGCAGCTGCCAAAGTCACCAAATCAGCTGTAAAGGCCAGTAAGAAATGA
- the LOC120389418 gene encoding cyclic GMP-AMP synthase-like isoform X1, producing the protein MRGSKGKMADPTLSASSPPLSVMPAKNRGVWKGLQRKGRAGRSKEPGYTEGAASQQALSPLDAAESSNLRARKQWNLDTLGSHPPETSQQLRSLGTHSRWKVELDKLHREAAGDRGQVYSQDASADLSEKPGTSAAMRTFQDWKKDNLTRIKERAKSLRLKQLDVAKAVDLLHAFFRQFFSYLNECPERPYFRDVRELTLGSSYKLLHPNEFDVLLSLPIPDYIQYAEVEGYDGLFYTLTLLRRSRSFPAAFLLEDGQTVSPGNIMAEFRQHLDQFIKVFYSVPFPGWQMRLERKKQNSSAVPLVMVDNRGDTFMSIDLVLALEISGQWPSSDDKGMDIKQLLGEKEPYLRKTLYFIAKQAPGQDNKETWKISFSHVEKEIWKSHTSTRKCQTTTCRRPECLQMLESLLGALKTEHPLELGSLSSYHAETSFFHTLLEWKQDQDGNLCSIAHCFERVQANFIQQVATAHLPHFFIPKCNLFGTKFFPPNNLKFLLARLREKQKKKQSTTVSRKKKVAALPLLDADMSWPLMITVGLMVLVSIGLSHFGS; encoded by the exons ATGAGAG GGTCCAAAGGCAAGATGGCAGACCCGACTCTAAGTGCAAGCTCTCCGCCCCTCAGTGTAATGCCTGCCAAGAACCGTGGGGTGTGGAAGGGTCTTCAGAGGAAGGGCAGAGCCGGCAGAAGCAAAGAGCCAGGATACACAGAGGgagcagccagccagcaagcTCTGTCCCCATTAGACGCAGCAGAATCTTCAAACCTCAGAGCGAGGAAGCAGTGGAACCTAGACACTTTAGGCTCCCATCCTCCAGAGACCTCCCAGCAGCTCCGGAGCCTTGGCACCCACAGCAGGTGGAAGGTGGAGCTGGACAAGCTCCACAGGGAAGCTGCAG GAGACCGGGGGCAGGTCTATTCCCAAGATGCCTCTGCTGATCTGAGTGAGAAACCAGGGACCTCAGCTGCAATGCGAACCTTTCAAGACTGGAAGAAAGACAACCTCACCCGGATTAAAGAGAGGGCAAAGTCCCTCCGCCTGAAACAGCTGGATGTGGCCAAAGCAGTCGATCTTCTCCATGCCTTCTTCCGCCAGTTCTTTAGCTACCTGAATGAATGTCCCGAGAGACCCTACTTCAGGGATGTGAGAGAACTGACGTTGGGGAGCAGCTACAAG CTCTTGCACCCGAATGAGTTTGACGTGCTGCTGAGCCTGCCAATTCCAGATTATATTCAGTACGCTGAGGTGGAGGGGTACGATGGGCTCTTCTACACCCTGACTCTGCTGAGAAGGTCCCGCAGCTTTCCAGCCGCCTTCCTGCTGGAGGACGGGCAGACTGTGTCCCCAGGGAACATCATGGCGGAGTTCCGGCAGCACTTGGATCAGTTCATCAAAGTGTTCTACTCAG TGCCTTTTCCTGGATGGCAGATGAGGCTGGAGAGGAAAAAGCAGAACAGCTCAGCGGTGCCCCTGGTGATGGTGGACAACCGAGGTGACACGTTCATGTCTATTGACCTGGTCCTTGCTCTGGAGATCTCTGGCCAATGGCCCAGTTCAGACGACAAAGGGATGGACATCAAGCAATTGTTGGGGGAGAAGGAGCCATATCTGAGGAAGACCCTCTACTTCATTGCTAAACAGGCCCCTGGTCAAGATAACAAAG AGACCTGGAAAATTTCTTTCTCTCATGTGGAAAAGGAGATTTGGAAAAGCCACACCAGCACCCGGAAGTGTCAGACGACCACGTGCCGCAG GCCAGAATGTCTGCAGATGCTGGAAAGTCTTTTGGGAGCCCTGAAGACAGAGCACCCCTTGGAACTGGGTTCTTTGAGTTCCTACCATGCTGAGACGTCTTTCTTTCACACGCTGCTGGAATGGAAGCAGGACCAGGATGGGAACCTCTGCAGTATTGCTCACTGTTTTGAAAGGGTCCAGGCCAATTTCATTCAGCAGGTGGCAACCGCTCATCTGCCTCATTTTTTCATTCCCAAATGCAACCTGTTTGGCACCAAATTCTTTCCGCCCAATAACTTGAAGTTTCTGCTGGCGCGCTTAAGAGAGAAGCAAAAAAAGAAGCAGTCAACCACTGTGTCCCGAAAGAAGAAAGtcgcagccctgccactgctggATGCTGATATGAGCTGGCCCCTAATGATCACTGTGGGTCTGATGGTTCTGGTGTCGATTGGACTCTCCCATTTTGGGTCATAA